The Dunckerocampus dactyliophorus isolate RoL2022-P2 chromosome 1, RoL_Ddac_1.1, whole genome shotgun sequence genome has a segment encoding these proteins:
- the ampd2b gene encoding AMP deaminase 2 isoform X5 codes for MSSHCSGQASHKSIDFRGPRHLLTPQHSLPGIPVALKQSIDLRTSMDGKYKEIAEELFSRSLADSEMRSAPYEFPEDSPIEKLEERRQRLERQISQDVNLSVHRFEPDILLRAKQEFMKTDSAADLEYMKEQSQAPDLLERELLPEREYQRVTISGEEKCGVPFTDLLDAAKCVVKALFIRQKYMGLSLQSFCRTTARYLQELSERPLDLSIYEQDIQEVAETAFTADATVHPPVSETHPYKNQDPASMPPDMGYGCKMVDGVMHVYTSRATMDKSTELDLPYPDLQEYIADMNVMMALIINGPVKSFCYRRLQYLSSKFQMHILLNEMKELAAQKKVPHRDFYNIRKVDTHIHASSCMNQKHLLRFIKRAMKKYPQEIVHVERGKGQTLMEVFETMNLTAFDLSVDTLDMHADRNTFHRFDKFNAKYNPIGESILREIFIKTDNHVEGKYFGHIVKEVMADLEESKYQNVELRLSIYGRSRNEWDKLAKWAVKHQVYSNNVRWLVQVPRLFDVYHTKKHLSNFQEMLENIFLPLFEVTVHPGCHPELHLFLQHVVGFDSVDDESKPEQHIFNLDSPLPASWTEEENPPYSYYLYYMYANMTVLNHLRRQRGFHSLVLRPHCGEAGPIHHLVSGFMLSENISHGLLLRKAPVLQYLYYLAQIGIAMSPLSNNSLFLSYHRNPLPEYLSRGLVVSLSTDDPLQFHFTKEPLMEEYSIAAQVWKLSSCDMCELARNSVLMSGFSHKLKSYWLGPDYVKEGQESNDISRTNVPDIRVAYRYETMCEELNLITQAIRTDELDTIEEEESLYMASAQTEQ; via the exons ATGTCAAGTCATTGCTCAGGTCAAGCAAGTCACAAGTCAA TTGACTTTCGTGGTCCCCGCCACCTCCTCACTCCCCAGCATTCCTTACCTGGGATCCCTGTGGCCTTGAAACAGTCTATCGACCTGCGGACATCCATGGACGGGAAGTACAAGGAAATTGCCGAG GAGCTGTTCTCACGCAGCCTGGCAGATAGTGAGATGCGCAGCGCTCCTTATGAATTCCCAGAGGACAGCCCCATTGAAAAGCTGGAGGAGAGACGCCAACGTTTGGAGAGACAGATTAGCCAAGATGTCAA CTTGTCTGTCCACAGGTTTGAACCAGATATCTTGCTGCGGGCCAAACAGGAGTTTATGAAAACTGACAGTGCCGCTGATCTCGA ATACATGAAGGAGCAAAGCCAAGCACCAGACCTGCTGGAGAGAGAGCTGCTCCCAGAGAGAGAGTACCAGCGAGTCACCATCTCTGGAGAGGAGAAATGTGGA GTTCCATTCACTGACCTGCTGGATGCAgcaaagtgtgtggtgaaggcCCTCTTCATAAGACAGAAGTACATGGGCCTGTCACTGCAGAGCTTTTGCAGGACCACTGCTCGATACCTGCAGGAGCTGAGTGAGAGACCCCTTGACCTAAGCATCTATGAGCAGGACATCCAAGAGGTGGCAGAGACTGCTTTCACTGCAG ACGCCACAGTGCATCCACCTGTTTCTGAAACACACCCCTACAAGAACCAGGACCCGGCCAGCATGCCCCCCGACATGGGCTACGGCTGCAAGATGGTGGATGGCGTCATGCACGTTTACACATCAAGAGCGACGATGGACAA GAGCACAGAGCTGGACCTTCCATATCCAGACCTACAGGAGTACATCGCTGATATGAACGTCATGATGGCCCTCATCATCAATGGACCAGT GAAGTCTTTCTGCTACCGTCGCCTGCAGTATCTTAGCTCCAAGTTCCAGATGCACATCCTATTGAATGAGATGAAAGAGCTGGCAGCACAGAAGAAAGTCCCGCATCGAGACTTCTACAACATCCGGAAG GTGGATACACATATCCATGCCTCCTCCTGCATGAACCAAAAGCACCTTCTGCGCTTTATCAAAAGAGCCATGAAGAAGTATCCTCAGGAGATCGTGCATGTGGAGCGAGGCAAAGGGCAGACGCTCATGGAGGTGTTTGAGACGATGAACCTGACGGCTTTTGACCTCAGTGTGGACACCTTGGACATGCACGCT GATCGCAACACTTTCCATCGCTTTGACAAGTTCAATGCCAAATACAATCCCATTGGTGAATCCATCCTAAGAGAAATCTTCATCAAAACTGACAATCACGTCGAGGGAAAATACTTTGGTCACATTGTTAAG GAGGTGATGGCTGACCTGGAGGAGAGCAAGTACCAGAATGTGGAGCTCAGGTTGTCCATCTATGGCCGCTCCAGAAATGAGTGGGACAAACTGGCCAAGTGGGCAGTCAAGCATCAAGTCTACTCTAACAACGTGCGCTGGCTGGTACAAGTGCCAAGGCTTTT TGATGTGTACCACACCAAGAAGCACCTGTCCAACTTCCAGGAGATGCTGGAGAACATCTTCCTGCCTCTGTTTGAAGTCACAGTCCATCCTGGCTGTCATCCTGAGCTGCATCTCTTCCtccagcat GTTGTAGGTTTTGACAGTGTGGATGATGAGTCCAAACCAGAGCAGCATATCTTCAACCTGGACAGTCCACTGCCAGCCAGCTGGACAGAGGAGGAGAACCCGCCCTACTCTTACTACCTCTACTATATGTATGCAAACATGACCGTTCTCAATCACCTGCGCAG GCAGCGGGGGTTCCACAGTCTTGTCTTGCGTCCTCACTGTGGTGAGGCAGGCCCTATCCATCACCTGGTGTCTGGTTTCATGCTGTCTGAGAACATCTCCCACGGGCTGCTGCTCAGAAAG GCTCCCGTACTGCAGTATCTGTACTATTTGGCTCAGATTGGCATCGCCATGTCTCCTCTCAGCAATAATAGTCTGTTTCTTAGCTACCATCGTAACCCTCTGCCTGAGTACCTGTCCAGAGGACTTGTGGTCTCTCTGTCTACGGACGACCCCTTGCAGTTTCACTTCACCAAG GAGCCCTTGATGGAGGAGTACAGTATTGCCGCTCAGGTGTGGAAGCTGAGCTCCTGTGACATGTGTGAACTAGCCCGAAACAGTGTGCTGATGAGTGGCTTCTCTCATAAG TTGAAGAGCTACTGGCTAGGGCCAGACTATGTCAAAGAAGGGCAGGAGAGCAACGACATCAGCAGGACTAATGTTCCTGACATCAGAGTGGCCTACCGCTACGAGACCATGTGCGAGGAGCTCAATTTGATCACGCAGGCCATCCGCACGGACGAGCTGGACACCATCGAGGAAGAAGAGAGTCTCTACATGGCATCTGCACAAACAGAGCAATAA
- the ampd2b gene encoding AMP deaminase 2 isoform X3 yields the protein MTRKLNMNFFFSKTSALTHDGQEGISAVSKIERIDFRGPRHLLTPQHSLPGIPVALKQSIDLRTSMDGKYKEIAEELFSRSLADSEMRSAPYEFPEDSPIEKLEERRQRLERQISQDVKFEPDILLRAKQEFMKTDSAADLEYMKEQSQAPDLLERELLPEREYQRVTISGEEKCGVPFTDLLDAAKCVVKALFIRQKYMGLSLQSFCRTTARYLQELSERPLDLSIYEQDIQEVAETAFTADATVHPPVSETHPYKNQDPASMPPDMGYGCKMVDGVMHVYTSRATMDKSTELDLPYPDLQEYIADMNVMMALIINGPVKSFCYRRLQYLSSKFQMHILLNEMKELAAQKKVPHRDFYNIRKVDTHIHASSCMNQKHLLRFIKRAMKKYPQEIVHVERGKGQTLMEVFETMNLTAFDLSVDTLDMHADRNTFHRFDKFNAKYNPIGESILREIFIKTDNHVEGKYFGHIVKEVMADLEESKYQNVELRLSIYGRSRNEWDKLAKWAVKHQVYSNNVRWLVQVPRLFDVYHTKKHLSNFQEMLENIFLPLFEVTVHPGCHPELHLFLQHVVGFDSVDDESKPEQHIFNLDSPLPASWTEEENPPYSYYLYYMYANMTVLNHLRRQRGFHSLVLRPHCGEAGPIHHLVSGFMLSENISHGLLLRKAPVLQYLYYLAQIGIAMSPLSNNSLFLSYHRNPLPEYLSRGLVVSLSTDDPLQFHFTKEPLMEEYSIAAQVWKLSSCDMCELARNSVLMSGFSHKLKSYWLGPDYVKEGQESNDISRTNVPDIRVAYRYETMCEELNLITQAIRTDELDTIEEEESLYMASAQTEQ from the exons TTGACTTTCGTGGTCCCCGCCACCTCCTCACTCCCCAGCATTCCTTACCTGGGATCCCTGTGGCCTTGAAACAGTCTATCGACCTGCGGACATCCATGGACGGGAAGTACAAGGAAATTGCCGAG GAGCTGTTCTCACGCAGCCTGGCAGATAGTGAGATGCGCAGCGCTCCTTATGAATTCCCAGAGGACAGCCCCATTGAAAAGCTGGAGGAGAGACGCCAACGTTTGGAGAGACAGATTAGCCAAGATGTCAA GTTTGAACCAGATATCTTGCTGCGGGCCAAACAGGAGTTTATGAAAACTGACAGTGCCGCTGATCTCGA ATACATGAAGGAGCAAAGCCAAGCACCAGACCTGCTGGAGAGAGAGCTGCTCCCAGAGAGAGAGTACCAGCGAGTCACCATCTCTGGAGAGGAGAAATGTGGA GTTCCATTCACTGACCTGCTGGATGCAgcaaagtgtgtggtgaaggcCCTCTTCATAAGACAGAAGTACATGGGCCTGTCACTGCAGAGCTTTTGCAGGACCACTGCTCGATACCTGCAGGAGCTGAGTGAGAGACCCCTTGACCTAAGCATCTATGAGCAGGACATCCAAGAGGTGGCAGAGACTGCTTTCACTGCAG ACGCCACAGTGCATCCACCTGTTTCTGAAACACACCCCTACAAGAACCAGGACCCGGCCAGCATGCCCCCCGACATGGGCTACGGCTGCAAGATGGTGGATGGCGTCATGCACGTTTACACATCAAGAGCGACGATGGACAA GAGCACAGAGCTGGACCTTCCATATCCAGACCTACAGGAGTACATCGCTGATATGAACGTCATGATGGCCCTCATCATCAATGGACCAGT GAAGTCTTTCTGCTACCGTCGCCTGCAGTATCTTAGCTCCAAGTTCCAGATGCACATCCTATTGAATGAGATGAAAGAGCTGGCAGCACAGAAGAAAGTCCCGCATCGAGACTTCTACAACATCCGGAAG GTGGATACACATATCCATGCCTCCTCCTGCATGAACCAAAAGCACCTTCTGCGCTTTATCAAAAGAGCCATGAAGAAGTATCCTCAGGAGATCGTGCATGTGGAGCGAGGCAAAGGGCAGACGCTCATGGAGGTGTTTGAGACGATGAACCTGACGGCTTTTGACCTCAGTGTGGACACCTTGGACATGCACGCT GATCGCAACACTTTCCATCGCTTTGACAAGTTCAATGCCAAATACAATCCCATTGGTGAATCCATCCTAAGAGAAATCTTCATCAAAACTGACAATCACGTCGAGGGAAAATACTTTGGTCACATTGTTAAG GAGGTGATGGCTGACCTGGAGGAGAGCAAGTACCAGAATGTGGAGCTCAGGTTGTCCATCTATGGCCGCTCCAGAAATGAGTGGGACAAACTGGCCAAGTGGGCAGTCAAGCATCAAGTCTACTCTAACAACGTGCGCTGGCTGGTACAAGTGCCAAGGCTTTT TGATGTGTACCACACCAAGAAGCACCTGTCCAACTTCCAGGAGATGCTGGAGAACATCTTCCTGCCTCTGTTTGAAGTCACAGTCCATCCTGGCTGTCATCCTGAGCTGCATCTCTTCCtccagcat GTTGTAGGTTTTGACAGTGTGGATGATGAGTCCAAACCAGAGCAGCATATCTTCAACCTGGACAGTCCACTGCCAGCCAGCTGGACAGAGGAGGAGAACCCGCCCTACTCTTACTACCTCTACTATATGTATGCAAACATGACCGTTCTCAATCACCTGCGCAG GCAGCGGGGGTTCCACAGTCTTGTCTTGCGTCCTCACTGTGGTGAGGCAGGCCCTATCCATCACCTGGTGTCTGGTTTCATGCTGTCTGAGAACATCTCCCACGGGCTGCTGCTCAGAAAG GCTCCCGTACTGCAGTATCTGTACTATTTGGCTCAGATTGGCATCGCCATGTCTCCTCTCAGCAATAATAGTCTGTTTCTTAGCTACCATCGTAACCCTCTGCCTGAGTACCTGTCCAGAGGACTTGTGGTCTCTCTGTCTACGGACGACCCCTTGCAGTTTCACTTCACCAAG GAGCCCTTGATGGAGGAGTACAGTATTGCCGCTCAGGTGTGGAAGCTGAGCTCCTGTGACATGTGTGAACTAGCCCGAAACAGTGTGCTGATGAGTGGCTTCTCTCATAAG TTGAAGAGCTACTGGCTAGGGCCAGACTATGTCAAAGAAGGGCAGGAGAGCAACGACATCAGCAGGACTAATGTTCCTGACATCAGAGTGGCCTACCGCTACGAGACCATGTGCGAGGAGCTCAATTTGATCACGCAGGCCATCCGCACGGACGAGCTGGACACCATCGAGGAAGAAGAGAGTCTCTACATGGCATCTGCACAAACAGAGCAATAA